From a region of the Prevotella melaninogenica genome:
- a CDS encoding DUF3332 domain-containing protein: MKTKGIKSMVALLLGTTLMSSCVGSFALFNKLAKWNKHATKSKFLNEIIFLVISPAYAFCSAADALVLNSIEFWTGNNPVANRVGKTRNIKGDDGLIYAVKYLENGYQITKPDGSVFYFTYNKQENTWYMNAEGKEQKIIHFNGDGSVKAFLNNGLTADVTLDATGVYEVRQMQAGTSFFMARR; encoded by the coding sequence ATGAAAACAAAAGGAATCAAGTCTATGGTTGCCCTCTTGCTTGGCACAACACTCATGAGTTCATGTGTAGGTTCATTTGCTTTGTTCAACAAACTTGCAAAGTGGAACAAGCACGCTACAAAATCTAAGTTCCTCAATGAGATTATCTTCCTCGTAATTTCTCCTGCCTACGCATTCTGTAGTGCTGCAGATGCACTCGTACTCAACAGTATTGAGTTCTGGACAGGTAATAACCCTGTAGCTAACCGCGTTGGTAAGACTCGCAACATCAAGGGTGACGATGGTTTGATTTATGCTGTAAAGTATCTCGAGAATGGTTACCAGATTACAAAGCCAGATGGTAGCGTATTCTACTTCACTTACAACAAGCAGGAAAACACATGGTACATGAATGCTGAGGGTAAGGAACAGAAGATTATTCACTTCAATGGTGATGGTTCTGTAAAGGCTTTCCTCAACAATGGTTTGACAGCAGACGTTACACTTGATGCAACTGGTGTATATGAGGTTCGCCAGATGCAGGCTGGTACAAGCTTCTTCATGGCAAGAAGATAA
- a CDS encoding copper resistance protein NlpE N-terminal domain-containing protein, which yields MKKIMFLVAACAAMVACNNGKTTANNEGTDSAVQDSAAAGDSAVYEGLTPAADVAGIKYRVALAKDSSNGFSVSESYMKSASEADTVYNYTGKYQVVEKDVKGKKNTYYQFELGKDNKTNFLVVNDSTLRLVNSDFEEPAVNTKDMNYDLKLK from the coding sequence ATGAAAAAGATTATGTTTTTGGTAGCTGCTTGCGCAGCTATGGTAGCTTGTAACAATGGCAAGACTACTGCAAACAACGAGGGTACAGATTCTGCAGTTCAGGATTCAGCTGCTGCTGGCGACTCTGCTGTTTACGAGGGTTTGACACCTGCTGCTGACGTTGCTGGTATCAAGTATCGTGTTGCTTTGGCAAAGGATTCATCAAATGGTTTCAGCGTATCTGAGTCTTACATGAAGTCTGCTTCTGAGGCTGATACTGTTTACAACTATACAGGTAAATATCAGGTTGTAGAGAAGGACGTTAAGGGTAAGAAAAATACTTACTACCAGTTCGAGTTGGGTAAGGACAACAAGACCAACTTCCTCGTAGTAAACGACTCTACACTTCGTCTTGTTAACTCTGACTTCGAGGAGCCAGCAGTTAATACAAAGGATATGAACTACGACTTGAAGTTGAAGTAA
- the pnp gene encoding polyribonucleotide nucleotidyltransferase: MNVITKTVQLPDGRTISIETGKVAKQADGAAVLRMGNTVLLATVCAAKEAVPGTDFMPLQVDYREQYAAAGRYPGGFTKREGKANDDEILTSRLVDRVLRPLFPSDYHCEVYVQVMLLSADGVDQPDALAGLAASAALAASDIPIEHTTSEVRVARVNGEYVINPTFEQMKEADMDLMVGATKDNIMMVEGEMDEVSEQDLIGALKAAHEAIKPMCEMQEELSKACGTDVKRAYEDEVNDEELREELRKATYDACYAQAQSGDDDKKHREETYDKIKSDFTEAYDAAHTDLSEDDLEEKHTLIDRYFADVQRDSMRRSVLDTGKRMDGRATDEIRPIWCEIDTLPMPHGSSLFQRGETMSLSTCTLGTKMDEKMVDNVLEKSYQRFLLHYNFPPFCTGEAKAQRGVGRREIGHGHLAWRGLKGQIPADFPYTVRLVSQILESNGSSSMATVCAGTLALMDAGVPMKKPVSGIAMGLIKNPGEDKYAVLSDILGDEDHLGDMDFKTTGTKDGLTATQMDIKCDGLSFEILEKALMQAKAAREHILNIMTETIAEPRAEMKPQVPRIVQLEIPKEFIGAVIGPGGKIIQQMQEETGATITIEETDGVGKVQVSAPNKDSIDAALGKIKAIVAVPEIGEVYEGTVRSIMPYGCFVEILPGKDGLLHISEIDWKRLETVEEAGIKEGDKIKVKLLEIDPKTGKYKLSRRVLLEKPEGYVEPQRRPRGDRRPRRDGERRFDERRPRRENNESENND; encoded by the coding sequence ATGAACGTAATTACGAAAACAGTTCAATTGCCAGATGGAAGAACCATCTCAATTGAAACCGGAAAGGTTGCAAAGCAGGCTGATGGTGCAGCAGTTCTCCGCATGGGTAACACAGTACTTCTCGCCACTGTTTGTGCAGCTAAAGAGGCAGTTCCGGGAACAGACTTCATGCCTTTGCAAGTTGATTATCGTGAGCAGTATGCTGCCGCAGGTCGTTACCCAGGTGGTTTCACCAAGCGCGAAGGCAAAGCCAATGACGACGAAATCCTAACATCACGCCTTGTGGACCGTGTTCTTCGTCCACTTTTCCCATCAGATTATCACTGTGAAGTTTATGTACAGGTAATGTTGCTGTCAGCTGACGGCGTTGATCAGCCTGATGCACTTGCTGGTTTGGCAGCTTCTGCAGCGCTTGCAGCTTCAGATATTCCAATCGAGCATACTACTTCAGAGGTTCGTGTTGCACGTGTTAACGGCGAGTACGTTATCAATCCAACTTTCGAGCAGATGAAGGAAGCTGATATGGACCTCATGGTTGGTGCTACTAAGGACAATATCATGATGGTAGAAGGTGAGATGGACGAGGTTTCTGAGCAGGATCTCATCGGTGCTTTGAAGGCTGCACACGAGGCAATCAAGCCTATGTGTGAAATGCAGGAAGAGCTTTCAAAGGCTTGTGGTACAGATGTTAAGCGTGCATATGAAGATGAAGTCAATGATGAGGAGTTGCGTGAAGAGCTCCGCAAGGCTACATACGACGCTTGCTACGCTCAGGCTCAGAGCGGTGACGATGATAAGAAGCACCGTGAGGAGACTTATGACAAGATTAAGTCTGATTTCACTGAGGCTTATGACGCAGCTCACACAGACCTTTCAGAAGACGACCTCGAAGAAAAACACACTCTTATTGACCGTTACTTTGCTGATGTTCAGCGTGACTCAATGCGCCGTAGCGTACTTGATACGGGCAAGCGTATGGACGGTCGTGCAACAGATGAGATTCGTCCTATCTGGTGCGAGATTGATACGCTACCAATGCCACACGGAAGCTCACTCTTCCAGCGTGGTGAAACAATGTCTCTCTCTACTTGTACTCTCGGTACAAAGATGGACGAGAAGATGGTTGATAACGTTTTGGAGAAGAGCTACCAGCGCTTCCTCCTTCACTATAACTTCCCTCCATTCTGTACAGGTGAGGCTAAGGCTCAGCGTGGTGTAGGCCGTCGCGAGATTGGTCATGGTCATCTTGCATGGCGTGGTTTGAAGGGTCAGATTCCTGCTGACTTCCCTTACACTGTTCGTTTGGTAAGTCAGATTCTCGAATCTAATGGTTCTTCTTCTATGGCAACCGTATGTGCAGGTACACTCGCATTGATGGATGCAGGTGTTCCAATGAAGAAACCAGTGTCAGGTATCGCTATGGGTCTTATCAAGAACCCAGGAGAAGATAAGTATGCAGTACTGAGTGACATCCTCGGTGATGAGGACCACTTGGGCGATATGGACTTCAAGACAACTGGTACAAAGGACGGTTTGACTGCAACTCAGATGGATATCAAGTGTGACGGTTTGTCATTCGAGATTCTTGAGAAGGCGCTTATGCAGGCAAAGGCTGCTCGTGAGCACATCCTCAACATCATGACTGAGACTATTGCAGAGCCACGTGCTGAGATGAAACCACAGGTTCCACGTATCGTTCAGTTGGAGATTCCTAAGGAGTTCATCGGTGCTGTTATCGGTCCTGGTGGTAAGATTATCCAGCAGATGCAGGAGGAGACAGGTGCAACTATTACTATCGAGGAGACTGATGGTGTTGGTAAAGTACAGGTTTCTGCACCTAATAAGGATTCAATCGATGCTGCTTTGGGTAAGATCAAGGCTATCGTTGCAGTTCCAGAGATCGGTGAGGTTTACGAGGGTACAGTACGTTCTATCATGCCATATGGCTGCTTCGTAGAGATTCTACCAGGTAAGGACGGCTTACTTCACATCTCAGAAATCGATTGGAAGCGTCTTGAGACTGTTGAAGAGGCAGGCATCAAGGAAGGCGATAAGATAAAGGTGAAGCTCCTTGAGATTGACCCTAAGACAGGTAAATACAAACTTTCACGCCGCGTTTTGCTTGAGAAGCCAGAGGGTTATGTTGAGCCACAGCGTCGTCCACGTGGTGATCGTCGTCCACGTCGTGACGGTGAGCGTCGCTTTGATGAGCGTCGTCCACGTCGTGAGAACAATGAATCTGAGAACAACGATTAA
- a CDS encoding DEAD/DEAH box helicase: MKTFEELGVSEEIRRAISELGFEHPMPVQEEVIPYLLGNRNDVIALAQTGTGKTAAFGLPLLQRIDTSSKETQAIVLSPTRELCLQIADDLKEFSKYIPHLHIAAVYGGASIDTQIRQLRHGVQIIVATPGRLIDLMHRGKARLDKVRNVVLDEADEMLNMGFQESITEILTGVPEDRNTLLFSATMSREVERVAKGYLHDYKEIVVGSRNEGAESVNHIYYMVNARDKYLALKRLVDFYPKIYAIVFCRTKAETQEIADKLIKDGYNAEALHGDLSQQQRDLTMQKFRSHLTQILVATDVAARGLDVNDLTHVINYGLPDDIENYTHRSGRTGRAGKKGTSISIIHSREKYKVRNIEREISKEFVDGTLPSPEEICKKQLFKTMDDILKTDVDEDQIAPYMKDINRQFEYIDKEVVIKKIVSATFGRFLDYYKNAQEIEKPSSRSAREDSRGARGEGRGSRSRGPRKPESGYKRLFINLGKADGFYPGEVMQFINKNVHGKQAVGHIDLLAKQSYIEVPEQDAQKVMQSLDGATYKGRKVRCNDAEEGGHGHSSNGRSASGNGRSAGGRGGYGSRGEGRQDARERKGRGRRQYDENPFGGQHKFKKDDWKELMKSSPAKLKGDEPDFSEEGWARRRPKK; the protein is encoded by the coding sequence TTGAAGACATTTGAAGAGTTAGGTGTGAGCGAAGAGATTCGTCGCGCCATCAGTGAGCTTGGATTTGAACATCCAATGCCTGTACAGGAAGAAGTAATCCCTTATTTACTTGGTAATCGTAACGACGTCATCGCACTGGCACAGACTGGTACGGGTAAGACGGCTGCATTCGGTTTGCCTTTGCTGCAACGTATTGATACAAGCAGCAAGGAGACGCAGGCTATCGTACTTAGTCCTACGCGTGAACTTTGTTTGCAGATTGCTGATGACTTGAAGGAATTCAGCAAGTATATCCCTCATCTACATATCGCAGCGGTTTATGGTGGTGCATCTATCGACACACAGATACGCCAGTTGCGTCATGGTGTACAGATTATCGTGGCAACACCGGGTCGACTGATTGACCTTATGCACCGTGGTAAGGCTCGTCTTGACAAGGTTAGAAACGTTGTTTTGGACGAGGCTGACGAGATGTTGAACATGGGTTTCCAAGAGAGTATCACTGAGATATTGACCGGTGTACCTGAAGATCGTAACACATTGCTATTCTCGGCTACGATGAGTCGTGAGGTAGAGCGTGTTGCTAAGGGTTATCTGCATGACTATAAAGAGATCGTAGTGGGTAGCCGTAACGAGGGTGCTGAGAGTGTAAACCATATCTATTATATGGTGAATGCACGCGACAAGTACCTTGCCTTGAAACGATTGGTTGACTTCTATCCAAAGATTTATGCAATTGTATTCTGCCGTACAAAGGCGGAGACGCAGGAGATTGCCGATAAGTTGATTAAGGACGGATACAATGCTGAGGCGTTGCATGGCGACCTCTCACAGCAGCAGCGTGACCTCACGATGCAGAAGTTCCGCTCACATCTCACACAGATTCTCGTCGCTACAGACGTTGCAGCACGTGGATTGGATGTGAACGACTTGACACACGTTATCAACTATGGCTTACCTGATGATATCGAGAACTATACCCACCGTTCTGGCCGTACAGGTCGTGCAGGAAAGAAGGGTACTTCTATCTCTATTATTCACTCACGTGAGAAGTATAAGGTACGTAATATTGAGCGCGAAATCAGTAAGGAATTTGTTGACGGAACACTGCCTTCACCAGAGGAAATCTGCAAGAAGCAGCTGTTTAAGACAATGGATGACATTCTGAAGACAGACGTCGATGAGGACCAGATTGCACCTTACATGAAGGATATCAACCGCCAATTCGAGTATATCGATAAGGAGGTTGTCATCAAGAAGATTGTTTCTGCAACCTTTGGTCGCTTCCTTGACTATTATAAGAATGCTCAGGAGATTGAGAAACCATCATCACGTAGCGCACGTGAAGATAGCCGTGGCGCAAGAGGTGAAGGTAGAGGAAGCCGCAGCCGTGGTCCACGTAAGCCGGAGAGTGGTTATAAGCGACTCTTTATCAACTTAGGTAAGGCAGATGGTTTCTATCCGGGTGAGGTGATGCAGTTCATCAATAAGAATGTGCATGGTAAGCAGGCTGTAGGACATATCGACCTCCTTGCTAAACAAAGCTACATCGAAGTACCAGAGCAGGACGCTCAGAAGGTGATGCAATCGCTGGATGGTGCTACCTATAAAGGCCGTAAGGTACGTTGTAACGATGCAGAAGAAGGTGGTCACGGTCATTCGTCTAATGGTCGTTCAGCCAGTGGCAATGGTCGCTCTGCAGGCGGCCGTGGTGGTTACGGCAGCCGTGGCGAAGGTCGTCAGGACGCTCGTGAGCGCAAAGGCCGTGGTCGTCGCCAGTATGATGAGAATCCTTTCGGAGGCCAGCATAAGTTCAAGAAAGATGATTGGAAGGAACTTATGAAGTCCAGTCCAGCTAAGCTAAAGGGTGATGAACCTGACTTCTCTGAAGAGGGATGGGCAAGACGCAGACCAAAGAAGTAA
- a CDS encoding S46 family peptidase translates to MKKSTLLIAGLLALGSTSMHADEGMWTLYNLPDAVYEQMVAEGFQLPRNMLYGAPNAISNSVINFSGFCSGVVVSPNGLVFTNHHCGFSAINALSTVEHDYMKDGFYAKSYAEELPSKDLFVSFMKKQEDITPRVNKLIAGKNAEQTEAIIDSLTNHLTDSIKTIDKTLHISVDAFYEGNKYYATTYQDFQDVRLVFTVPKSMGKFGGETDNWMWPRQTSDFSVFRIYADPKTNGPAAYSKDNVPYKPANWAPVSLEGYKDKDFAMTIGYPGSTNRYLSSFGIQQRRDIENTVQVQARDIKLAIMKKYMDKNEKTRLQYENKYVTSANYWKNSIGMNKCIDSIGLIRQKAEYEAKIQRWLDEKTVKDPAINVDLKKLSNLYKESAESALVQAYWNESFWKVSELIQRAFDITRGAIEPQGPKDDESAQYVQFKDNSSDWNLALDKEMTAAMLKNYAEHVPAAYRPEVFNVIKTKFGNNYKKYTDWLYANSKLLVKDHKFYNDEKTLNDPGIQLGVELVMLYQQVMSNYVSKVEAIEQEEKKLCEAKVQMEMDMPHYSDANFTMRMSYGQVGGYMIGGFDSNYYTTAESLVEKMKLGKKLEDYKVEPIMMDLMSAKDFGRYADKTTGKMQLCFLTNNDITGGNSGSPMFDGKGRLIGLAFDGNWDSLSSDINFDRKLARCIGVDIRFVLYLMDKWGHADRLLQEINPQ, encoded by the coding sequence ATGAAGAAATCGACTTTACTTATTGCCGGACTTCTCGCATTGGGTAGTACATCCATGCACGCCGACGAGGGTATGTGGACGCTCTATAACTTGCCAGATGCCGTCTACGAACAAATGGTAGCTGAGGGATTCCAGTTGCCACGCAACATGCTTTATGGCGCACCTAACGCTATTAGCAATTCTGTTATCAACTTCTCTGGCTTCTGCTCAGGTGTTGTTGTATCACCAAATGGTCTTGTCTTCACTAATCATCACTGTGGATTCAGCGCAATTAATGCCCTCTCTACCGTTGAACATGATTATATGAAGGATGGTTTCTATGCAAAAAGCTATGCAGAGGAACTCCCAAGTAAGGACTTGTTTGTTTCCTTTATGAAGAAGCAAGAGGATATTACTCCTCGCGTTAATAAGCTTATTGCTGGTAAGAATGCTGAACAGACAGAGGCGATTATCGATTCTCTTACAAATCATTTGACCGACTCTATCAAGACCATTGACAAGACTTTGCATATCAGTGTAGATGCTTTCTACGAGGGAAATAAGTATTATGCCACTACATATCAGGACTTCCAAGACGTACGTTTGGTCTTCACAGTTCCAAAGAGTATGGGTAAGTTCGGTGGTGAAACAGACAACTGGATGTGGCCACGACAGACAAGTGACTTCTCAGTGTTCCGTATTTATGCCGATCCTAAGACCAACGGACCAGCTGCCTATTCAAAGGATAATGTGCCTTATAAGCCAGCTAACTGGGCTCCTGTAAGTCTTGAGGGTTACAAGGATAAGGATTTCGCAATGACAATCGGCTATCCTGGCTCAACGAATCGTTATCTATCTTCATTCGGTATACAGCAGCGTAGAGACATCGAGAACACCGTTCAGGTACAAGCTCGTGATATCAAGCTTGCTATTATGAAGAAGTACATGGATAAGAACGAGAAGACTCGTCTCCAATATGAGAACAAGTATGTTACATCAGCTAACTACTGGAAGAACTCTATTGGTATGAATAAATGTATCGATTCCATCGGTTTGATTCGTCAGAAGGCTGAATACGAGGCTAAGATACAAAGATGGTTGGACGAGAAGACGGTAAAGGACCCTGCTATAAATGTTGACCTCAAGAAGTTAAGCAACCTTTATAAGGAGAGTGCTGAGTCTGCTTTGGTTCAAGCTTACTGGAACGAGTCATTTTGGAAGGTGTCTGAGTTGATTCAGAGAGCCTTTGATATCACCCGTGGCGCTATCGAACCACAGGGTCCAAAGGATGATGAATCAGCACAGTATGTACAGTTTAAGGACAATAGTAGCGACTGGAACTTAGCCCTTGATAAGGAAATGACCGCCGCTATGTTGAAGAACTATGCTGAACACGTACCTGCTGCATATCGCCCAGAAGTATTTAATGTTATCAAAACAAAGTTCGGTAACAATTATAAGAAGTACACTGACTGGCTCTATGCAAACAGTAAGCTACTCGTTAAGGACCACAAGTTCTATAATGATGAGAAGACACTCAATGACCCAGGTATACAGCTTGGAGTAGAACTCGTGATGCTCTATCAGCAAGTTATGAGCAACTATGTTAGCAAGGTAGAGGCTATCGAGCAGGAAGAGAAGAAACTTTGCGAGGCAAAGGTACAGATGGAGATGGATATGCCACATTACAGTGATGCTAACTTCACCATGCGTATGTCTTACGGACAGGTAGGTGGTTATATGATTGGTGGCTTTGATAGCAACTACTATACAACTGCTGAGAGTCTTGTTGAGAAGATGAAGTTAGGTAAGAAACTTGAGGATTACAAGGTTGAGCCTATCATGATGGACCTTATGAGTGCTAAGGACTTCGGTCGTTATGCTGATAAGACAACTGGTAAGATGCAGCTTTGCTTCCTTACTAACAATGATATCACTGGTGGTAACTCAGGTTCTCCAATGTTCGATGGTAAGGGTCGCCTTATTGGTCTTGCTTTCGATGGTAACTGGGATAGTCTTTCAAGCGATATCAACTTCGATCGCAAGCTCGCACGTTGTATTGGTGTTGACATCCGCTTCGTCCTCTACCTGATGGATAAGTGGGGTCACGCTGATCGTCTGCTGCAGGAAATTAATCCACAGTAA
- a CDS encoding oligosaccharide flippase family protein — protein MANLKSLAKDTAIYGMSSIIGRFLNYLLVPLYTAKISAASGGYGVITNIYAYTALLLVVLTYGMETTFFRYANKTDQDPKKVYSTTLSLVGLSSLLFIAMVFVFLQPICDFMGYSEHPSYVWVMAVTVAIDAFQAIPFAYLRYKKRPIKFATFKLLFIALNIILNLVYYLILDGHEVGYAFYINLVCTTTITFCFWKELKDGFFAGGKLLDMPLAKKMLSYTWPILFLGIAGILNQTAGYIIFPYVYKDSDAHTQLGIFGAASKIAMIMSMITQAFRYAYEPFVFGKARDKDNKETYARAMKFFIIFTLLAFLVVMGYMDILRHIIGRDYWVGLKVVPIVMAGGIMTGVYFNLSFWYKLIDKTIWGAYFSGIGCAVIIGINVIFVPKYGYIACAWAGFMGNATAMVLSYLVGQRKYPINYPLKSIFVYLLIAALFFAVITYTNANLPVPAALGINTLVIILFIAHVLYHDFPLQQLRNRIAKK, from the coding sequence ATGGCAAATTTAAAATCACTTGCAAAAGACACTGCTATCTACGGAATGAGCAGTATCATCGGAAGGTTCTTAAACTACCTTCTTGTACCTCTCTATACAGCTAAAATTAGTGCAGCGAGCGGTGGCTATGGTGTGATCACAAACATCTATGCCTATACTGCGTTGCTGTTGGTCGTGTTGACTTATGGAATGGAGACGACTTTCTTCCGTTATGCCAATAAGACTGACCAAGATCCGAAGAAGGTTTACTCTACTACTTTGTCTTTGGTAGGGCTTTCTTCACTGCTATTCATAGCGATGGTCTTCGTCTTCCTGCAGCCTATCTGCGACTTTATGGGTTACTCGGAACATCCTTCATATGTGTGGGTTATGGCTGTCACGGTAGCGATTGATGCCTTTCAGGCTATTCCTTTTGCCTATCTAAGATACAAGAAACGCCCGATTAAGTTTGCTACTTTCAAACTGTTATTCATTGCGTTGAACATTATTTTGAATCTTGTTTACTATCTTATCCTTGACGGACATGAGGTGGGTTATGCCTTCTATATCAACCTTGTATGTACAACGACTATCACCTTCTGTTTCTGGAAAGAGTTAAAAGATGGCTTCTTTGCAGGCGGTAAGTTGCTTGATATGCCTTTGGCAAAGAAGATGTTGTCCTATACTTGGCCAATACTTTTCCTTGGTATTGCTGGTATTCTTAATCAAACAGCAGGTTATATCATCTTCCCATATGTTTATAAGGACAGCGATGCGCATACACAGTTGGGTATCTTCGGTGCTGCAAGTAAGATTGCAATGATTATGTCGATGATTACGCAGGCTTTCCGTTATGCTTACGAGCCATTCGTTTTTGGTAAGGCACGCGACAAAGACAATAAGGAAACCTATGCGAGAGCTATGAAGTTCTTTATTATTTTTACGCTCCTTGCTTTCTTGGTGGTAATGGGTTATATGGATATTCTTCGTCATATCATCGGTCGTGACTACTGGGTAGGATTGAAGGTGGTACCTATCGTGATGGCAGGAGGTATCATGACAGGTGTTTACTTCAACCTTAGTTTCTGGTATAAACTCATTGATAAGACGATTTGGGGTGCCTACTTCTCAGGCATCGGATGTGCTGTAATCATCGGAATCAATGTGATTTTCGTACCAAAATATGGTTATATCGCTTGTGCTTGGGCAGGTTTCATGGGGAATGCAACGGCAATGGTGCTCTCTTATCTTGTCGGTCAGCGTAAGTATCCGATAAACTATCCACTGAAGAGTATCTTTGTTTATCTTCTGATAGCTGCTCTCTTCTTTGCCGTTATCACCTATACTAACGCCAATCTTCCTGTTCCTGCAGCCTTGGGAATCAACACATTGGTTATCATTCTCTTTATAGCTCACGTGCTATACCATGACTTTCCATTGCAACAATTACGTAATCGTATTGCGAAGAAATAG
- a CDS encoding nucleoside recognition domain-containing protein, with protein sequence MALNYIWIGFFVIAFVFGIISLLMGDTTIFEKMMTSTFDSSKNAFETSIGLTGVLTLWLGIMKIGEKAGVVNVLARMLSPFFSKLFPDIPKNHPVMGSIFMNIASNMLGLDNAATPTGLKAMAQMQELNTKKDTATNPMIMFLVLNTSGLTLIPTTILGYRSMNGAAQPMDVFIPILLATTVATIAGILITAAWQRINVFQPTLFLGLIGIIGFVGLLIWGFGHMDKQMTNTVSSVASNLIVMSIIMLFIVVAMLRKVNVYDAFIEGAKDGFQTAVRIIPYLVAILVAVGVFRASGAMDLLIQGIKWCVEQCGLDTRFVDALPTAFMKPLSGSGARGLMLESMKTFGVDSFVGRLSCIFQGSTDTTFYILAVYFGSIGIRYTRHALACGLLADLAGVIAAIAVCYIFF encoded by the coding sequence ATGGCACTGAACTATATTTGGATAGGATTCTTCGTAATAGCATTTGTCTTCGGAATTATCTCTCTGTTGATGGGCGATACTACGATATTTGAGAAGATGATGACTTCTACCTTTGATTCTTCTAAAAATGCCTTTGAAACATCAATTGGCTTGACAGGAGTTTTGACACTGTGGTTAGGAATCATGAAGATTGGCGAAAAGGCTGGTGTTGTCAACGTTCTTGCACGTATGCTCAGCCCTTTCTTCTCAAAACTCTTCCCTGATATTCCTAAGAATCACCCTGTTATGGGTTCTATCTTTATGAATATAGCATCGAACATGTTAGGACTTGACAATGCTGCTACGCCTACAGGACTGAAAGCGATGGCGCAGATGCAAGAGCTGAACACAAAGAAAGACACGGCAACTAACCCAATGATAATGTTCTTGGTATTGAATACTTCGGGTCTGACGCTCATCCCTACGACCATCCTTGGCTATCGAAGCATGAACGGTGCAGCACAACCTATGGATGTGTTTATCCCAATTCTGTTGGCAACAACGGTAGCTACGATTGCTGGTATCCTCATTACAGCAGCTTGGCAACGTATTAATGTCTTCCAGCCGACATTGTTCTTGGGACTTATTGGTATTATTGGCTTTGTCGGATTGTTAATTTGGGGATTTGGACATATGGATAAGCAGATGACGAATACGGTGTCATCTGTTGCATCTAACTTGATTGTCATGTCAATAATCATGCTTTTCATCGTTGTGGCGATGTTACGGAAAGTGAACGTTTATGACGCTTTCATCGAAGGAGCGAAGGATGGATTCCAAACCGCAGTACGTATTATTCCTTATTTAGTAGCTATCCTTGTGGCTGTTGGAGTGTTCCGTGCTTCGGGTGCAATGGACCTTTTGATACAGGGAATTAAGTGGTGTGTGGAGCAGTGCGGACTTGACACAAGATTCGTAGATGCACTCCCAACGGCGTTTATGAAGCCACTTTCTGGTAGTGGTGCACGTGGTCTTATGTTGGAATCAATGAAGACTTTTGGTGTTGACTCATTCGTTGGCAGATTGAGTTGTATCTTCCAAGGTTCAACAGATACGACTTTCTATATCCTGGCAGTTTACTTCGGAAGCATCGGTATAAGGTATACACGTCATGCATTAGCTTGTGGACTATTAGCCGATTTGGCTGGTGTAATTGCCGCAATCGCAGTCTGCTATATATTCTTTTAG